The Triticum dicoccoides isolate Atlit2015 ecotype Zavitan chromosome 6A, WEW_v2.0, whole genome shotgun sequence genome has a window encoding:
- the LOC119316804 gene encoding probable glycosyltransferase 2, whose translation MGQEGMGYSSGKAGGGGGGALPMTAARARGASPLSTHHRSRKISRTFNNVKITVLCGLVTILVLRGTIGLNLSLPSQPSDADALAGAKAVEDIDRILREIRSDSDPSDPTDSDLDSSSVLSNATALNSSEAAAAYAAAVGNHALGPNVSGWDEQRRRWLAQNKGFPATVPGGKPRILLVTGSQPGPCDNPLGDHYLLKSTKNKIDYCRFHDIEIVHNLAHLDNELAGYWAKLPLLRRLMLSHPEVEWIWWMDSDALFTDMAFELPLSRYDNHNLIIHGYHDLLFEKHSWIALNTGSFLFRNCQWSLDLLAAWAPMGPKGFIREEAGKILTAYLKGRPAFEADDQSALIYLLLSQKEKWMDKVYIENSYYLHGFWAGLVDKYEEMMENHHPGLGDERWPFVTHFVGCKPCGSYGDYPVDRCLKSMERAFNFADNQVLRLYGFAHKGLESPKIKRIRSQTTKPINDKENLDVKAKMSTTS comes from the coding sequence ATGGGGCAGGAGGGGATGGGCTACAGCagcggaaaggccggcggcggtgggGGAGGGGCCCTACCGATGACGGCGGCGCGGGCGCGTGGGGCGTCGCCGCTCAGCACCCACCATCGGTCGCGGAAGATCAGCCGCACCTTCAACAACGTCAAGATCACCGTGCTCTGCGGCCTCGTCACCATCCTCGTCCTCCGGGGTACCATTGGGCTCAACCTCTCCCTTCCGTCCCAACCCTCCGACGCCGATGCCCTCGCAGGCGCCAAGGCCGTTGAGGACATCGACCGCATCCTCCGCGAGATCCGCTCCGACTCCGACCCCTCCGACCCCACCGACAGCGACCTCGACTCCTCCAGCGTCCTTTCCAATGCCACCGCACTCAACTCCTCGGAAGCCGCCGCCGCCTATGCCGCCGCCGTGGGCAACCACGCGCTCGGTCCCAACGTCTCTGGCTGGGACGAGCAGCGCCGACGGTGGCTCGCGCAGaacaagggcttcccagccactgtCCCCGGCGGCAAGCCCAGGATCCTGCTTGTCACGGGGTCGCAACCAGGCCCCTGTGACAACCCGCTTGGCGACCACTACCTGCTCAAGAGCACCAAAAACAAGATCGACTACTGCCGCTTCCACGACATCGAGATTGTTCACAACCTTGCGCACCTCGACAACGAGCTCGCTGGTTACTGGGCCAAGCTACCGCTGCTACGCCGACTTATGCTCTCCCACCCGGAGGTCGAGTGGATCTGGTGGATGGACAGTGACGCCCTATTCACCGACATGGCCTTTGAGCTGCCCCTCTCGCGCTATGACAACCATAACCTCATCATTCACGGTTATCATGATCTCCTCTTTGAGAAGCACTCTTGGATCGCGCTCAACACCGGCAGCTTCCTCTTCCGGAACTGCCAGTGGTCACTCGATCTTCTCGCTGCGTGGGCTCCTATGGGGCCCAAGGGCTTCATCCGCGAGGAAGCCGGGAAGATACTCACCGCATACCTGAAGGGCCGTCCAGCATTCGAGGCTGACGACCAGTCTGCGTTGATATACCTCTTGCTCTCGCAGAAGGAGAAGTGGATGGACAAGGTGTATATAGAGAATTCATACTACTTGCACGGTTTCTGGGCTGGGCTGGTGGACAAGTACGAGGAGATGATGGAGAACCACCATCCAGGGCTTGGGGATGAGCGGTGGCCATTCGTGACACACTTTGTCGGGTGCAAGCCATGCGGAAGCTATGGTGATTACCCAGTAGACCGGTGTCTCAAGAGTATGGAGCGGGCATTTAATTTTGCCGATAACCAGGTGCTGCGCCTGTATGGTTTCGCACACAAGGGGCTGGAAAGCCCTAAGATCAAAAGGATCAGGAGTCAGACCACAAAGCCTATTAACGACAAGGAGAACCTTGATGTGAAGGCCAAGATGTCGACCACTTCTTGA